AATGCCCTTCACACCCTTGTCTTAacaactttttagcttgaattaTTGTCAAAAATGTTTTAACTTGTTTCTGCCCTATAAACTCTAATTTCTTTTCTTGAGGGGACTTaagaatcactttcttcttcttacaatctATTTGAGCACCATATtctgctaaccaatccattcctaatataacatcaaattctcctagttGAAAAGGTATAAGGGAAGCAGGGAAACTATAGCCTGAAATCTCTACTTTACACCAAGGGCAAATACTtttaacagatacttgttcttgattagCCACAATGATAGATAGAGGTTCAACTAACGGTTCAATTTCATAATTTAACTTGCCAACAAAAGATTCAGATATGAAAGATCTAGTAGCTTCGGAACCAAATAACACTTTAGCGTTGATGTTGTTGATagaaagcgtacctgccacaactttaaaactctgaacagcatccttgaTATTCATGTTGAATGTCCTGGCCTGAGCAGGATAGGAAGGAGGGAACACTGAAGTTGTAGATTCAAAAGGTTGATTTGAAGGTAGTTGAAGAGTTGGAACAAAAGATGTCATTGTTTGATTGTAAAGGGAGGTTGTCAATTGCATCAACTTGTTATTTCAGGGGGTCTTGTAATCCCTAGACATATGACCGGTCTTTCC
This genomic interval from Apium graveolens cultivar Ventura chromosome 8, ASM990537v1, whole genome shotgun sequence contains the following:
- the LOC141679524 gene encoding uncharacterized protein LOC141679524, which encodes MTSFVPTLQLPSNQPFESTTSVFPPSYPAQARTFNMNIKDAVQSFKVVAGTLSINNINAKVLFGSEATRSFISESFVGKLNYEIEPLVEPLSIIVANQEQVSVKSICPWCKVEISGYSFPASLIPFQLGEFDVILGMDWLAEYGAQIDCKKKKVILKSPQEKKLEFIGQKQVKTFLTIIQAKKLLRQGCEGHLAHVIDRSRETLNIENIPIVSKFPDIFSDELPGLPPDRQIEFSIDLAPGVEPVSKAP